The proteins below come from a single Denticeps clupeoides chromosome 15, fDenClu1.1, whole genome shotgun sequence genomic window:
- the LOC114765131 gene encoding interferon-induced GTP-binding protein Mx1-like isoform X4 codes for MKRTFMSLHATGPQANQTASKSLYQRPMMDSSQGSYEDIRELNEDRVMDGVFHSHLDEKVRPYIDLIDSLRLIGIDEDMSLPTIAVIGDQSSGKSSVLEALSGVALPRGSGIVTRCPLELKLRNLKGGLHWRAIISYKDESIEFTDPSLVDAKVEEAQNKLAGEGVGICDELISLEIFSHDVCDLTLIDLPGIARVPVKGQPEDIGQQIKSLILSFIEKSETINLVVVPCNVDIATTEALKMAQEVDPEGKRTLAILTKPDLVDRGTEKNVLEIVRNQVIPLSKGYVIVKCRGQKQIDDRINLAEATRLERDFFTRHEFFSCLLYEEKATIQCLANKLTQDLVEHIKKSLPMLSEQIKKQLWDMRKGLSLCPAGPPMDPQMQKSYLIDTLTRFNDKINRLTSGEVVNDDNMFVLLRGEFKKWKDHLDSTKATFHKTVQDVVNEYDQKHRGRELPGFSDYNVFEMVVQRLVALLMGQAIDTLRVVRETVQKQFTDVSKTCFTNYPFLQCVTMNKIDNIQSKQEAKVEERILEQFEMEQLVYTQDGIYFKTLNETVNPADGQKASEDNCAGFDSRNKYPVMLRAYYEIVAQRLADQVPMLIRYFILKQSAQLLCAEMLGLIDGANASEILREESDISRHRVDMQNRLDRLSLAQEKLSNFV; via the exons ATGAAACGAACATTCATGTCTCTACATGCTACAGGCCCACAGGCAAACCAAACAGCGAGTAAATCTCTCTACCAAAGACCG aTGATGGACAGCTCACAAGGCAGTTATGAAGACATCCGGGAACTGAATGAAGACAG GGTGATGGATGGAGTCTTCCACAGCCACCTGGACGAGAAGGTGCGACCCTACATCGATCTGATCGACTCCCTCCGTCTGATCGGCATCGATGAGGACATGTCTCTGCCCACCATAGCCGTCATTGGAGACCAGAGCTCGGGGAAGAGCTCGGTGCTGGAGGCCCTTTCAGGAGTGGCACTGCCCAGGGGCAGCG GAATCGTCACTCGTTGCCCACTGGAGCTGAAGCTGAGGAATCTGAAGGGTGGTCTGCACTGGAGAGCCATAATCTCCTACAAGGACGAGAGCATTGAGTTTACTGACCCCTCACTGGTGGACGCTAAAGTTGAAGAAG CCCAGAATAAACTTGCTGGGGAGGGtgtggggatctgtgatgaACTGATCAGCCTGGAGATCTTTTCCCATGACGTGTGTGACCTCACGCTGATTGATCTGCCTGGGATCGCCAGGGTGCCAGTTAAAGGACAGCCTGAAGACATTGGACAGCAG attaaaagtctgattcTGAGCTTTATTGAAAAAAGCGAGACCATCAATTTGGTGGTGGTCCCATGCAATGTTGACATTGCAACAACCGAAGCTCTCAAAATGGCCCAGGAAGTTGATCCCGAAGGGAAGAGGACTCTAG CCATTCTCACAAAGCCTGACCTTGTGGATCGCGGAACTGAGAAGAACGTTTTGGAAATAGTCAGAAACCAAGTCATCCCGCTGAGCAAGGGCTACGTCATCGTGAAATGCCGTGGTCAGAAGCAAATTGATGACAGAATAAATCTGGCCGAGGCGACTCGACTAGAACGAGATTTCTTCACTCGACATGAATTCTTCAG cTGTCTGCTTTATGAAGAGAAAGCAACAATTCAGTGTCTTGCCAACAAACTGACCCAAGACCTGGTCGAACACATCAAA aAATCGCTGCCGATGCTGTCAGAGCAGATTAAAAAGCAGCTGTGGGACATGAGGAAAGGGTTGAGCCTGTGTCCTGCTGGCCCGCCCATGGACCCCCAGATGCAAAAGTCCTACCTTATAGAC ACCTTAACACGCTTCAACGACAAAATTAACCGGCTGACGTCGGGAGAAGTCGTCAACGACGATAACATGTTTGTGCTTCTTCGAGGCGAATTTAAAAAGTGGAAAGATCACCTCGACAGCACCAAGGCAACAT TCCACAAAACAGTGCAGGACGTGGTGAACGAATACGACCAGAAGCACAGAGGAAGGGAGCTCCCGGGTTTCAGCGACTACAACGTCTTTGAGATGGTTGTGCAGCGTCTGGTGGCTCTGCTCATGGGTCAGGCCATAGACACGCTGAGGGTGGTCAGAG AAACAGTTCAGAAGCAGTTTACAGATGTGTCCAAAACCTGCTTTACAAACTACCCATTTCTCCAGTGTGTCACAATG AACAAGATAGACAACATCCAGTCGAAGCAGGAAGCCAAAGTGGAGGAGCGAATCCTGGAGCAGTTTGAGATGGAGCAGCTGGTCTACACTCAGGACGGCATCTACTTTAAAACCCTGAACGAGACGGTGAACCCTGCCGATGGACAGAAGGCCTCCGAGGACAACTGTGCAGGGTTCGACAGCAGGAACAAATACCCCGTGATGCTCAGAGCGTATTACGAG ATCGTGGCCCAGCGTCTGGCCGACCAGGTCCCCATGCTGATCCGGTACTTCATCCTGAAGCAGTCTGCCCAGCTGCTGTGCGCTGAGATGCTGGGCCTGATAGACGGCGCCAACGCAAGCGAGATCCTCCGTGAGGAGTCCGACATCAGCCGGCACCGCGTTGACATGCAGAACCGCCTGGACCGGCTGAGCCTGGCCCAGGAGAAACTGAGCAACTTCGTATAA
- the LOC114765131 gene encoding interferon-induced GTP-binding protein Mx1-like isoform X2 translates to MKRTFMSLHATGPQANQTASKSLYQRPMMDSSQGSYEDIRELNEDSNRVMDGVFHSHLDEKVRPYIDLIDSLRLIGIDEDMSLPTIAVIGDQSSGKSSVLEALSGVALPRGSGIVTRCPLELKLRNLKGGLHWRAIISYKDESIEFTDPSLVDAKVEEAQNKLAGEGVGICDELISLEIFSHDVCDLTLIDLPGIARVPVKGQPEDIGQQIKSLILSFIEKSETINLVVVPCNVDIATTEALKMAQEVDPEGKRTLAILTKPDLVDRGTEKNVLEIVRNQVIPLSKGYVIVKCRGQKQIDDRINLAEATRLERDFFTRHEFFSCLLYEEKATIQCLANKLTQDLVEHIKKSLPMLSEQIKKQLWDMRKGLSLCPAGPPMDPQMQKSYLIDTLTRFNDKINRLTSGEVVNDDNMFVLLRGEFKKWKDHLDSTKATFHKTVQDVVNEYDQKHRGRELPGFSDYNVFEMVVQRLVALLMGQAIDTLRVVRETVQKQFTDVSKTCFTNYPFLQCVTMNKIDNIQSKQEAKVEERILEQFEMEQLVYTQDGIYFKTLNETVNPADGQKASEDNCAGFDSRNKYPVMLRAYYEIVAQRLADQVPMLIRYFILKQSAQLLCAEMLGLIDGANASEILREESDISRHRVDMQNRLDRLSLAQEKLSNFV, encoded by the exons ATGAAACGAACATTCATGTCTCTACATGCTACAGGCCCACAGGCAAACCAAACAGCGAGTAAATCTCTCTACCAAAGACCG aTGATGGACAGCTCACAAGGCAGTTATGAAGACATCCGGGAACTGAATGAAGACAG TAACAGGGTGATGGATGGAGTCTTCCACAGCCACCTGGACGAGAAGGTGCGACCCTACATCGATCTGATCGACTCCCTCCGTCTGATCGGCATCGATGAGGACATGTCTCTGCCCACCATAGCCGTCATTGGAGACCAGAGCTCGGGGAAGAGCTCGGTGCTGGAGGCCCTTTCAGGAGTGGCACTGCCCAGGGGCAGCG GAATCGTCACTCGTTGCCCACTGGAGCTGAAGCTGAGGAATCTGAAGGGTGGTCTGCACTGGAGAGCCATAATCTCCTACAAGGACGAGAGCATTGAGTTTACTGACCCCTCACTGGTGGACGCTAAAGTTGAAGAAG CCCAGAATAAACTTGCTGGGGAGGGtgtggggatctgtgatgaACTGATCAGCCTGGAGATCTTTTCCCATGACGTGTGTGACCTCACGCTGATTGATCTGCCTGGGATCGCCAGGGTGCCAGTTAAAGGACAGCCTGAAGACATTGGACAGCAG attaaaagtctgattcTGAGCTTTATTGAAAAAAGCGAGACCATCAATTTGGTGGTGGTCCCATGCAATGTTGACATTGCAACAACCGAAGCTCTCAAAATGGCCCAGGAAGTTGATCCCGAAGGGAAGAGGACTCTAG CCATTCTCACAAAGCCTGACCTTGTGGATCGCGGAACTGAGAAGAACGTTTTGGAAATAGTCAGAAACCAAGTCATCCCGCTGAGCAAGGGCTACGTCATCGTGAAATGCCGTGGTCAGAAGCAAATTGATGACAGAATAAATCTGGCCGAGGCGACTCGACTAGAACGAGATTTCTTCACTCGACATGAATTCTTCAG cTGTCTGCTTTATGAAGAGAAAGCAACAATTCAGTGTCTTGCCAACAAACTGACCCAAGACCTGGTCGAACACATCAAA aAATCGCTGCCGATGCTGTCAGAGCAGATTAAAAAGCAGCTGTGGGACATGAGGAAAGGGTTGAGCCTGTGTCCTGCTGGCCCGCCCATGGACCCCCAGATGCAAAAGTCCTACCTTATAGAC ACCTTAACACGCTTCAACGACAAAATTAACCGGCTGACGTCGGGAGAAGTCGTCAACGACGATAACATGTTTGTGCTTCTTCGAGGCGAATTTAAAAAGTGGAAAGATCACCTCGACAGCACCAAGGCAACAT TCCACAAAACAGTGCAGGACGTGGTGAACGAATACGACCAGAAGCACAGAGGAAGGGAGCTCCCGGGTTTCAGCGACTACAACGTCTTTGAGATGGTTGTGCAGCGTCTGGTGGCTCTGCTCATGGGTCAGGCCATAGACACGCTGAGGGTGGTCAGAG AAACAGTTCAGAAGCAGTTTACAGATGTGTCCAAAACCTGCTTTACAAACTACCCATTTCTCCAGTGTGTCACAATG AACAAGATAGACAACATCCAGTCGAAGCAGGAAGCCAAAGTGGAGGAGCGAATCCTGGAGCAGTTTGAGATGGAGCAGCTGGTCTACACTCAGGACGGCATCTACTTTAAAACCCTGAACGAGACGGTGAACCCTGCCGATGGACAGAAGGCCTCCGAGGACAACTGTGCAGGGTTCGACAGCAGGAACAAATACCCCGTGATGCTCAGAGCGTATTACGAG ATCGTGGCCCAGCGTCTGGCCGACCAGGTCCCCATGCTGATCCGGTACTTCATCCTGAAGCAGTCTGCCCAGCTGCTGTGCGCTGAGATGCTGGGCCTGATAGACGGCGCCAACGCAAGCGAGATCCTCCGTGAGGAGTCCGACATCAGCCGGCACCGCGTTGACATGCAGAACCGCCTGGACCGGCTGAGCCTGGCCCAGGAGAAACTGAGCAACTTCGTATAA
- the LOC114765204 gene encoding helix-loop-helix protein 2-like, whose product MMLSPEQPDSDPTWSPSDTESVLGDLKAACVSAEPPPPHLTREEKRRRRRATAKYRSAHATRERIRVEAFNVAFAELRKLLPTLPPDKKLSKIEILRLAICYISYLNHVLDV is encoded by the coding sequence ATGATGCTGAGCCCGGAGCAGCCCGACTCGGACCCGACCTGGAGCCCGTCCGACACCGAGTCCGTGCTCGGCGACCTGAAGGCGGCCTGCGTGTCGgcggagccgccgccgccgcacctCACCCGGGAGGAGAAGCGCCGGCGCCGGCGCGCCACCGCCAAGTACCGCTCGGCCCACGCCACGCGGGAGAGGATCCGCGTGGAGGCCTTCAACGTGGCGTTCGCGGAGCTCAGGAAGCTGCTGCCCACGCTGCCGCCGGACAAGAAGCTGTCCAAGATCGAGATCCTGAGACTGGCCATATGCTACATTTCCTATCTCAACCACGTGCTGGATGTGTAG